A genomic region of Azoarcus sp. KH32C contains the following coding sequences:
- a CDS encoding WD40 repeat domain-containing protein, protein MTEAAVGDACPYVGLRPYTEADRAYFFGRERDERVVASNVFAAPLTVFYGASGVGKSSLLLAGVVPALKARPRTAVVVFREWHRADFLDALKARLREALPARRAASSDEDSLDDLVTALSQAIRGSVLLILDQFEEYFLYHPDTAAGDAFEAEFAVAINHPGLDVGVLLSLREDSLSRLDRFRLRIPNLLANTIRLDHLDAQAAEDAIRRPLEVFNEDSGAPPVGIEDALVARVIDEVGGEDEGAGGQGIRAAILQLVMTRIWQEEMRVGSQVLHLDTFIALGGARQVAQKHLAEVMDSLTPEDRQLCAQFFDRLVTPSGAKIACRLVDLQDWAGEQAGRVEPVARRLCDARVLTHIGAAPGDAGGDQYEIFHDVLAPAILDWRRRHLEAQREAERERELAAARARAEEQAAIAKRMRRLAIGLGVATVVAAIAAVMAAVAQQVADTQRRLKAELALSVQLVATALRQLDIDPEISTHAALEALRRTREAEPFVRAQAEDAARRAIDASRSVMTLRGDGQRMQAVAYSADGKHLAAASQDGAIRLWDAASGREIAVLRGHEDEARDLAFSPDGKLLASVGYDGRTILWNAADGARVRELPRQAWKLRGLAFSPDGEVLATVGQNPVVRLWDVATGSLLMNLSGHRAEVRAVAFSPDGRYIATAGWEPSVRIWHRLSGDTLHVLTGHTDKVYGLAFSPDGRQLATASQDRSAMLWDVAGGKLIAELPAQADTVYALAFSPDGSHLATGGFDGSARLWDLAGCTRPGVECEPLMTLTGHGDYVHGLAFAPDGARLATASWDGTVRLWDVAFGHAGAIYGLAFSPDGKRLASASLDTLTKVWDTASGKTQLRLAGHGNTVFRVAWNADGSRLATAGFDGTAMVWDATNGAVLQTLRGHSGRVQSAVFSPDGTQLLTAGRDGTARLWDLRNGHEIARLREKGAPINRALFSRDGSNIVTASSDGSVSLWDAKRGKLARRLQEQGAEIHDIAFSPDGRLLAGAGADRTIRLWEVGNGKPLRSLAGHGGAVSAVAFSPDGRQLASASWDKTARLWDVASGTELFALPMQSAQVNDIAFSPDGRVLATAGGDKRIHRYPLDAAALEAQLRARMTRSFSDAECERFLQQRPCPP, encoded by the coding sequence GTGACCGAGGCGGCGGTCGGCGACGCCTGCCCCTACGTCGGCCTGCGGCCGTACACCGAGGCCGACCGCGCGTACTTCTTCGGCCGCGAGCGCGACGAGCGGGTGGTCGCGTCGAACGTCTTCGCCGCGCCGCTGACGGTGTTCTACGGCGCGAGCGGCGTCGGCAAGAGCTCGCTGCTGCTCGCGGGCGTCGTGCCGGCGCTCAAGGCACGGCCCCGCACCGCGGTCGTCGTGTTCCGCGAATGGCATCGCGCGGATTTTCTGGATGCGCTGAAGGCCCGGCTGCGCGAGGCCCTCCCCGCCCGGCGCGCGGCATCATCGGACGAGGACTCGCTCGACGACCTCGTCACGGCGCTGTCGCAGGCGATCCGCGGCAGCGTGCTGCTGATCCTCGACCAGTTCGAGGAATACTTCCTCTACCACCCCGACACGGCCGCCGGTGACGCCTTCGAAGCCGAGTTCGCGGTCGCGATCAACCATCCGGGCCTGGACGTCGGCGTGCTCCTGTCGCTACGCGAGGACAGCCTGTCGCGGCTCGACCGTTTTCGGCTGCGCATCCCGAACCTGCTCGCGAATACGATCCGCCTCGATCATCTCGACGCGCAGGCCGCTGAGGACGCGATCCGGCGCCCGCTCGAAGTCTTCAACGAAGACAGCGGGGCGCCACCGGTCGGCATCGAGGACGCGCTCGTCGCACGCGTGATCGACGAGGTCGGCGGCGAGGACGAGGGAGCGGGCGGCCAGGGTATCCGCGCGGCGATCCTGCAGCTCGTGATGACGCGGATCTGGCAGGAGGAGATGCGCGTCGGCTCGCAGGTGCTGCACCTCGACACCTTCATCGCGCTGGGTGGCGCGCGCCAGGTCGCGCAGAAGCATCTCGCCGAAGTCATGGACAGCCTCACGCCCGAGGACCGGCAGCTCTGCGCGCAATTCTTCGACCGCCTGGTGACACCCTCGGGGGCGAAGATCGCGTGCCGCCTCGTGGATCTGCAGGACTGGGCCGGCGAGCAGGCCGGGCGCGTCGAGCCCGTGGCGCGCCGGCTGTGCGACGCGCGCGTGCTGACGCATATTGGCGCGGCACCGGGCGATGCGGGTGGCGACCAGTACGAGATCTTCCACGACGTGCTCGCGCCGGCGATCCTCGACTGGCGACGGCGCCATCTCGAAGCACAGCGCGAGGCCGAACGCGAACGCGAACTCGCCGCCGCCCGCGCCCGCGCCGAGGAGCAGGCGGCGATCGCGAAGCGGATGCGACGGCTCGCGATCGGGCTCGGCGTTGCGACCGTGGTCGCCGCGATCGCCGCGGTCATGGCGGCGGTCGCGCAGCAAGTCGCCGACACCCAGCGGCGCCTCAAGGCCGAGCTCGCGCTGTCGGTGCAGCTCGTCGCCACCGCCTTGCGCCAGCTCGACATCGACCCCGAGATCAGCACCCACGCCGCCCTCGAGGCGCTGCGCCGCACGCGCGAGGCCGAGCCTTTTGTCCGCGCCCAGGCCGAGGACGCCGCGCGGCGCGCGATCGACGCCTCGCGCAGCGTGATGACCCTGCGCGGCGACGGGCAGCGCATGCAGGCGGTCGCCTACAGCGCCGACGGCAAACACCTCGCCGCCGCCAGCCAGGATGGCGCGATCCGGCTGTGGGATGCCGCGAGCGGCCGCGAGATCGCCGTGCTGCGCGGCCACGAGGACGAAGCCCGCGACCTCGCCTTCAGCCCGGACGGCAAGCTCCTCGCGTCGGTCGGCTACGACGGCCGCACGATCCTGTGGAACGCCGCCGACGGCGCGCGCGTGCGCGAGCTGCCGCGCCAGGCGTGGAAGCTGCGCGGCCTCGCCTTCAGCCCCGACGGCGAAGTGCTCGCGACCGTCGGCCAGAACCCCGTCGTGCGCCTGTGGGACGTCGCGACCGGCTCGCTGCTGATGAACCTCTCCGGCCACCGCGCGGAAGTGCGCGCCGTCGCCTTCAGCCCCGACGGCCGCTACATCGCGACCGCCGGCTGGGAGCCCTCGGTGCGCATCTGGCACCGCCTGAGCGGCGACACGCTGCACGTGCTGACCGGCCACACCGACAAGGTCTACGGCCTCGCCTTCAGCCCGGACGGCCGCCAGCTCGCGACCGCCAGCCAGGACCGCAGCGCGATGCTGTGGGACGTCGCGGGCGGCAAACTCATCGCCGAACTGCCCGCGCAGGCCGACACCGTGTACGCGCTGGCCTTCAGCCCCGACGGCAGCCATCTCGCGACCGGCGGCTTCGACGGCAGCGCGCGCCTATGGGACCTCGCCGGCTGCACGCGCCCAGGCGTCGAATGCGAGCCGCTGATGACGCTCACCGGCCACGGCGACTACGTCCACGGCCTCGCCTTCGCTCCCGACGGCGCAAGGCTCGCGACCGCGAGCTGGGACGGCACCGTGCGCCTATGGGACGTCGCTTTCGGTCACGCCGGCGCGATCTACGGCCTCGCCTTCAGCCCCGACGGCAAACGCCTCGCGAGCGCCTCGCTCGATACCCTCACGAAGGTCTGGGACACCGCCAGCGGCAAGACGCAGCTGCGCCTCGCCGGCCACGGCAACACCGTCTTCCGCGTCGCCTGGAATGCCGACGGCAGCCGCCTCGCCACCGCCGGCTTCGACGGCACCGCGATGGTCTGGGACGCGACGAACGGCGCCGTGCTGCAGACCTTGCGCGGCCACAGCGGGCGCGTGCAAAGTGCCGTCTTCAGCCCCGACGGCACCCAGCTCCTGACCGCCGGCCGCGACGGCACCGCGCGCCTGTGGGACCTGCGCAACGGCCACGAAATCGCCCGACTGCGGGAAAAGGGCGCGCCGATCAACCGCGCGCTCTTCAGCCGCGACGGCAGCAACATCGTCACCGCGAGCAGCGACGGCAGCGTCAGCCTGTGGGACGCGAAACGCGGCAAGCTCGCGCGGCGGCTGCAGGAGCAGGGCGCCGAGATCCACGACATCGCCTTCAGCCCCGACGGCCGCCTCCTCGCCGGCGCAGGCGCCGATCGCACGATCCGCCTGTGGGAGGTCGGCAACGGCAAGCCGCTGCGCAGCCTGGCGGGACACGGCGGAGCCGTCAGCGCCGTCGCCTTCAGCCCCGACGGCCGCCAGCTCGCGAGCGCGAGTTGGGACAAGACCGCGCGTTTATGGGATGTCGCAAGCGGCACCGAACTCTTCGCGCTGCCGATGCAGAGTGCGCAGGTGAACGACATCGCCTTCAGCCCCGACGGCCGCGTCCTCGCGACCGCCGGCGGCGACAAGCGCATCCACCGCTACCCGCTCGATGCCGCCGCGCTCGAGGCGCAACTGCGCGCCCGCATGACGCGCAGCTTCAGCGACGCCGAATGCGAACGCTTTCTGCAACAACGTCCCTGCCCGCCATGA
- a CDS encoding alanine--glyoxylate aminotransferase family protein → MPSLLPTPDPDGLLEYSVVYTDRALNHMSQRFQGVMRDISRILRKVYHADAVAIVPGSGTFGMEAVARQFATGRKCLVIRNGWFSYRWTQIFEMGNIPSEASVLKARPVAPGPQQPFAPAPIEEVVATIREQKPDLVFAPHVETASGMILPDGYLCAVGEAVREAGGLFVLDCIASGTIWVDMRANNVDILISAPQKGWSGSPCCAMVMLGERARARIDATTSTSFACDLKKWLQIMEAYEKGGHAYHATMPTDALAHTRDVMLETEAYGFEKVRAEQQELGARVRALLAARGFRSVAAPGFEAPGVVVCYTDDPEIQSAKKFIAQGLQTAAGVPLQCDEGPDFRSFRIGLFGLDKLHEVARSVASLEKALEAIG, encoded by the coding sequence GTGCCTAGTCTGTTGCCGACACCCGATCCCGACGGCCTGCTCGAATATTCCGTCGTCTACACCGACCGCGCCCTCAACCACATGTCGCAGCGCTTCCAGGGCGTGATGCGCGACATCTCCCGAATCCTGCGCAAGGTCTACCACGCCGATGCCGTCGCGATCGTGCCCGGCAGCGGCACCTTCGGCATGGAAGCCGTCGCGCGCCAGTTCGCGACCGGCCGCAAATGCCTCGTGATCCGCAACGGCTGGTTCAGCTACCGCTGGACGCAGATCTTCGAGATGGGGAACATCCCGTCCGAAGCGAGCGTGCTCAAGGCCCGCCCGGTCGCCCCCGGCCCGCAGCAGCCTTTCGCACCGGCACCGATCGAAGAGGTCGTTGCAACGATCCGCGAACAGAAGCCCGACCTCGTCTTCGCGCCGCACGTCGAGACCGCCTCCGGCATGATCCTGCCCGACGGCTACTTGTGCGCCGTCGGCGAGGCCGTGCGCGAAGCCGGCGGCCTCTTCGTGCTCGACTGCATCGCCTCCGGCACGATCTGGGTCGACATGCGCGCGAACAACGTCGACATCCTGATCAGCGCCCCGCAAAAAGGCTGGAGCGGCTCGCCCTGCTGCGCGATGGTGATGCTCGGCGAACGCGCCCGTGCCCGCATCGACGCGACGACCAGCACGAGCTTCGCCTGCGATCTGAAGAAGTGGCTGCAGATCATGGAAGCCTACGAGAAGGGCGGCCACGCCTACCACGCCACGATGCCCACCGATGCGCTCGCGCACACGCGCGACGTGATGCTCGAGACCGAGGCCTACGGCTTCGAGAAAGTCCGCGCCGAACAGCAGGAGCTCGGCGCCCGCGTCCGCGCCCTGCTCGCCGCACGGGGCTTTCGCAGCGTCGCGGCACCCGGTTTCGAGGCGCCGGGCGTCGTCGTCTGCTACACCGACGACCCCGAGATCCAGTCCGCGAAGAAGTTCATCGCCCAGGGCCTGCAGACCGCCGCCGGCGTGCCGCTGCAGTGCGACGAAGGGCCGGACTTCCGCAGCTTCCGCATCGGCCTCTTCGGCCTCGACAAGCTGCACGAGGTCGCGCGCAGCGTCGCCTCGCTCGAAAAGGCGCTCGAGGCAATCGGATAG
- a CDS encoding M20/M25/M40 family metallo-hydrolase: MPERSAGTATPGTRALIATLTFLAALLALTALRYTPPTPLAADAPPEVFSATRAQAELAAILGDGVPHPPPHPLGSPANGAMRARIIERLSALGYEVRTHAGLTCYAPTAWCGMPVNLLARLPGSNGGRDGAVLIAAHYDSVPAGPGASDDAAGVAAILEIARALKHGPPPHHDVILLIDDGEEAGLLGARLFVDRHPWAAQVKAAVNLEARGTSGPSFMFETGAANRWLMQRYGDAIPAPLTNSLYYAVYKQLPNDTDFTVFKAAGYQGYNFAFLGDVGRYHTPGDGLAHLDPRSLQHQGDNALRTLRSLADAPFAEAAAEDAVYFDVFRFGLAQWPASAALPLASLAAAGVALLRTRRTGGRELAWGIAGSAAALVGGTLAAAGLFLALRAAGIVPAPPGAPWIAHPKPATAAFAALAFTAAAGIAALLGERPGIRGAMLGHALVVAALGVAVAIVLPGASFLFLVPGVAAVLAIVAMSAVGPGIIWSAAVALPAIAACAVVLPLVYVLYDALGAPAWPITTAALLLATQALAPLLVTTNRAVRRKLFVAGLCIVLGGLAATALLLPYSAELPQRINLEYHRDGDAAQAEWIAKPDSGRLPPALAMAAPLAAREEAAGSRRQVYAAVAPYSALAGPELQILATDPTPEGIRYRLHLRSVRGAAEIQLRFPADATIRSLQAEDGVQPLPLHREPDGTHSVTFKGLPPAGIALDLISGTAPLTLDVIDRSYDFPAEGRFLQEARGATGTPSREGDLSSVSRRVALPGQR; this comes from the coding sequence ATGCCTGAACGGAGCGCCGGCACGGCGACGCCCGGCACCCGCGCCCTGATCGCGACCCTCACCTTCCTCGCGGCGCTTCTCGCACTCACCGCGCTGCGCTACACGCCGCCGACCCCACTTGCCGCCGACGCCCCGCCCGAGGTCTTCTCGGCGACACGCGCGCAGGCCGAACTGGCCGCGATCCTCGGCGACGGCGTCCCGCATCCCCCACCTCACCCCCTGGGCAGTCCCGCCAACGGCGCGATGCGCGCCCGCATCATCGAGCGGCTGTCGGCGCTCGGCTACGAAGTCCGCACCCACGCCGGGCTCACCTGCTACGCCCCGACCGCCTGGTGCGGGATGCCCGTCAACCTCCTCGCCCGCCTGCCAGGCAGCAACGGCGGGCGCGACGGCGCCGTCCTGATCGCCGCCCACTATGACTCCGTGCCCGCCGGCCCCGGGGCCTCCGATGACGCAGCCGGGGTCGCGGCCATCCTCGAAATCGCCCGCGCGCTCAAACACGGGCCGCCACCACACCATGACGTGATCCTGCTCATCGACGACGGCGAAGAGGCGGGACTGCTCGGCGCGCGCCTCTTCGTCGACCGCCACCCCTGGGCCGCCCAGGTGAAGGCCGCGGTGAACCTGGAGGCGCGCGGCACGTCCGGCCCGAGCTTCATGTTCGAGACCGGAGCCGCCAACCGCTGGCTGATGCAGCGCTACGGCGACGCGATCCCCGCCCCACTGACGAACTCGCTCTACTACGCGGTCTACAAACAGCTCCCGAACGACACCGACTTCACCGTGTTCAAGGCGGCGGGCTATCAGGGCTACAACTTCGCCTTCCTCGGCGACGTCGGCCGTTACCACACGCCCGGCGACGGCCTCGCGCACCTCGATCCGCGCAGCCTGCAGCACCAGGGCGACAACGCGCTGCGCACGCTGCGTTCGCTCGCCGACGCGCCCTTTGCCGAAGCCGCAGCGGAAGATGCCGTGTATTTCGACGTCTTCCGCTTCGGCCTCGCGCAGTGGCCCGCGAGCGCGGCCCTGCCGCTCGCGTCGCTGGCCGCGGCCGGCGTCGCCCTGCTGCGCACCCGGCGCACCGGAGGGCGCGAACTCGCGTGGGGCATCGCGGGATCGGCTGCCGCGCTCGTCGGCGGCACGCTCGCGGCCGCAGGCCTCTTCCTCGCGCTGCGTGCCGCCGGCATCGTGCCCGCCCCGCCCGGCGCGCCGTGGATCGCGCACCCGAAGCCCGCGACCGCCGCCTTCGCCGCTCTCGCCTTCACCGCCGCGGCCGGCATCGCAGCCCTTCTCGGCGAACGCCCCGGCATCCGCGGCGCGATGCTCGGTCACGCGCTCGTCGTCGCCGCACTCGGCGTGGCCGTCGCGATCGTCCTGCCGGGCGCGAGCTTTCTCTTCCTCGTTCCAGGCGTCGCCGCGGTGCTCGCCATCGTCGCCATGTCGGCAGTCGGGCCCGGAATCATATGGAGCGCCGCCGTCGCGCTCCCGGCGATCGCAGCCTGCGCGGTCGTCCTGCCGCTCGTGTATGTCCTGTACGACGCACTCGGTGCCCCCGCCTGGCCGATCACGACCGCGGCGCTGCTGCTCGCGACCCAGGCCCTCGCCCCGCTGCTCGTCACCACCAATCGCGCGGTCCGCCGAAAGCTGTTCGTCGCCGGCCTGTGCATCGTCCTCGGCGGCCTCGCCGCAACGGCGCTGCTGCTCCCGTACTCCGCGGAGCTGCCGCAGCGGATCAACCTCGAATACCACCGCGACGGCGATGCGGCGCAGGCCGAGTGGATCGCCAAGCCGGACAGCGGACGTCTGCCTCCGGCACTCGCGATGGCGGCACCACTCGCTGCGCGCGAAGAAGCCGCGGGAAGCAGGCGACAGGTCTACGCCGCAGTAGCCCCTTACTCGGCACTCGCCGGCCCGGAACTCCAGATCCTCGCCACCGACCCGACACCGGAAGGCATCCGCTACCGTCTCCACCTCCGCTCCGTCCGGGGCGCGGCGGAAATCCAGCTACGCTTTCCGGCCGACGCGACGATCCGCTCGCTGCAGGCCGAAGACGGCGTTCAACCCCTTCCCCTGCACCGCGAGCCCGACGGCACGCACAGCGTCACGTTCAAGGGCCTTCCCCCCGCGGGCATCGCGCTCGACCTCATCAGCGGCACGGCCCCGCTCACCCTGGACGTCATCGACCGCAGCTACGACTTCCCGGCCGAAGGCCGCTTCCTGCAGGAGGCGCGGGGCGCGACCGGCACCCCCTCGCGCGAAGGCGATTTGAGCTCGGTCTCGCGCCGCGTCGCACTCCCGGGCCAGCGCTGA
- a CDS encoding TVP38/TMEM64 family protein — MDGQTRETRETARIGRHGRLIAVILFLVALFAAAELSGLRSHFSLAFLRQRLDEHLAGGLAIFTLLFVLGNLIQIPGWIFLAAAVLALGRGWGGIATYLAANVSCAFTFFTIRWMGGDALRRLKGRIATRLLGELHAHPIRSIVLLRTLFQTLPALNYALALSGVGFGTYMAGTLLGLPLPIAAYCVFFDYLATFIHA; from the coding sequence ATGGACGGGCAGACGAGGGAGACGAGGGAGACGGCAAGGATCGGGCGCCACGGCCGCCTGATCGCAGTCATCCTCTTCCTCGTCGCACTCTTCGCCGCGGCCGAACTCTCCGGCCTGCGCAGCCACTTCAGCCTCGCCTTCCTGCGGCAACGCCTCGACGAGCACCTCGCCGGGGGCCTCGCGATCTTCACGCTGCTCTTCGTCCTCGGCAACCTGATCCAGATCCCCGGCTGGATCTTCCTCGCCGCGGCCGTGCTCGCCCTCGGCCGCGGCTGGGGCGGCATCGCGACCTACCTCGCCGCGAACGTCTCCTGCGCCTTCACCTTCTTCACGATCCGCTGGATGGGTGGCGATGCGCTGCGCCGGCTGAAAGGCCGCATCGCGACCCGCCTGCTTGGCGAACTGCACGCCCACCCGATCCGCAGCATCGTGCTGCTGCGCACGCTGTTCCAGACCCTGCCGGCGCTGAACTACGCGCTCGCGCTGTCCGGCGTCGGCTTCGGCACCTACATGGCGGGCACGCTGCTCGGCCTGCCGCTGCCGATCGCCGCCTATTGCGTGTTCTTCGACTACCTTGCGACCTTCATCCATGCCTGA